CGGAATGAACAACATGATGATGGTCCCCCGCTGCACGCTCAAGATGGAGAAGTGCGAGAACGGGATGAAGATGATGGCCTCCTGCAAGGACGCCGCCGCCATGGCCATGATGAAGAACCTCTGCACCATGCTGGACGGCGGCATGATGAGCTGCCACATGCTGATGAACGGCATGATGGTGATGGCCTGCAACATGACCATGGGCGTCTGCAAGTGCGAGATGACCGCCGAAGGCATGTGCTGCACCTGGACCAGCGAAGACGCGAAGTGCTGCCAGATGATCCAGGAGTGCTGCGACTGCATGACGGCGATGATGGCCTGCGGCTGCACCTGCTGCGTCTGCATGAACGGCACGCCCGTTTGCTGCTGCTAAGCTAGCCTTCGACCACGCAAAAACGCCCGGCTCTCCGCGATGGAGGGCCGGGCGTTTTTTTGCGTCCGTGGATTGCCGAAAGAAAAAGGGGGGGAGCCGCTTATCGGATTTGAACCGATGACCCACGCTTTACGAAAGCGTTGCTCTACCACTGAGCTAAAGCGGCGAAGGAAAGAGGACTCTAAAAGACCGATGCCCGGCTTGGCAAGTGCGGGCTATTGGCGCGCCGCTTCTTCACGGTCTAACTGGCAAGGGGGGACCTAATCGGCCTTCTTCCGTTTTTTATAATGGGGGGAAGAGATGGAGTTCGTTTTCATTTTGATGGCGGGAAATTCCTGGGAAAATAGCTCCGAGGCCGTCAGGCCGTAGACTTTTGCAATCTGCCCAATGAGGCGGATGGAAACATTCGGGCGCCTGCCAAGCTCAATGTCTTGGTAGTGGGGATAGGATATGCCGGCCAATTCCGCAAAGTGCAATTGGGTCAACCCCGCCTTCCGTCGCAGCTCTTTCACTCGCATCCTGAAGAATCCCTCTATTTCTGTCTGGGTGGACACCCGCTGATCTTTAAGAGTGCATTACACAATTAACACAGGCTAAAGCCGGTTCTTATTGACGCGTACTTTAGCCTGTGTTTGTTGTTCTTGCATGTCTCATATTGAGGAAAGGGAGCCGCGCCGGTTCCGGGACGGGGTCCTGGAATTTCTCATCAACTGGATCATTTGCCTTGTCTGCGGAGGCTTCTTGATGGCGTTGGGAGCCTTCCTTTACGGCTATTTCGGGATAGGTCACGCCTCCCTTTTGGCGCTGCTTTTGTCAGGGCTCTTTGCGGCGTTTATTTTGCCCCGCTGATTTTCCCGTGCCTTATTTTTCCCAATTGGACGCGCTCCGCTTCGCGGCGGCGCTCCTGGTCGTATGGAGCCATGCCATTGGGAATAACGCCTTTCATCACGGGGAGCTGGGGCGCTTGGGGGTGCTCGTGTTTTTTCTCATTTCGGGGTTCGTGAATTATCAGTCTTTGCTTAAGGACGCTTCTCTTTCCCGGTTTGGCATAAAAAGGTTTTTCCGGCTTTATCCCGCTTTCATGGTGTCGCTTTTGGCCGCGGCTGCCTGCTGGGGGATTACGATTCCCCAGTTGCTTTGCAATGTGACGATGCTGCCTTCTTTATTGGGGCAAAGGGAAGCGATTGGGGTTTATTGGACGTTGGAGATAGAGGTGCTTTTCTATCTGTCGCTTTTGTTTTTTAGCCGGTTGGAATTGCTTCAGAGGCCCGTGTTTTTAGTTGCTGCTATATCGGCTTTTGTGACCTCCGGCCTATATTGGCAGCATCTTCGAAATATTGGAGCAATCCATCCTCCTGACGC
This DNA window, taken from Verrucomicrobium sp., encodes the following:
- a CDS encoding helix-turn-helix transcriptional regulator, producing the protein MRVKELRRKAGLTQLHFAELAGISYPHYQDIELGRRPNVSIRLIGQIAKVYGLTASELFSQEFPAIKMKTNSISSPHYKKRKKAD
- a CDS encoding acyltransferase, which gives rise to MPYFSQLDALRFAAALLVVWSHAIGNNAFHHGELGRLGVLVFFLISGFVNYQSLLKDASLSRFGIKRFFRLYPAFMVSLLAAAACWGITIPQLLCNVTMLPSLLGQREAIGVYWTLEIEVLFYLSLLFFSRLELLQRPVFLVAAISAFVTSGLYWQHLRNIGAIHPPDAYRKFLLFFAVLYLGALYGWAWQRSAWKYALFGTVLAMGALSIPSHARLWELATYWMSPVIFWGVLKWGANMPQWISGLGKLAYSMYLFHPFLVQWLPSNWVARCVALPILTIPLAFLVYFLVEDPLNRLGHHLAKAGRD